In Pseudophryne corroboree isolate aPseCor3 chromosome 3, aPseCor3.hap2, whole genome shotgun sequence, a genomic segment contains:
- the LOC135056370 gene encoding uncharacterized protein LOC135056370 — translation MCTLLSIPIEHDLVPSDLTYLRHLSKREVKKGYVSFRFSDAERTAGTLFPLSTIYLVEKVVSQTLTVLDQMVGELVVSINQTVEELAQVRKVALQNRMALDQLLAAEGGTCAVVGQECCTYIEDHRAEISAHLSKVGELQQEMIRLGASEGWDPLGWLGGNIAKLFSGVLQYIVFAALIVGIIYLTIKCGPVVCVQCGKGFKRLKVHHEMTIVVVDDEVPLEQVTQGTSQGQQERQVVYADMSKSYESLQLQEAEPIYQALEEDQAGRESTQLVNFTYGLDNRVEMNQDEYVRHEIQASFT, via the coding sequence ATGTGTACTCTCCTCAGTATTCCTATAGAGCATGACTTGGTGCCAAGTGACCTGACATATTTAAGACATCTCAGTAAAAGAGAAGTAAAAAAAGGATATGTATCTTTCAGATTTTCTGATGCTGAACGTACGGCTGGAACTTTGTTTCCTCTGTCCACTATCTATTTGGTGGAAAAAGTTGTGTCCCAAACCTTAACGGTACTAGATCAGATGGTAGGGGAATTGGTAgtttcaatcaatcagacagtGGAAGAGCTGGCTCAAGTAAGAAAAGTGGCTTTACAAAATAGGATGGCACTGGATCAGCTGTTGGCAGCAGAAGGGGGCACGTGTGCAGTGGTAGGACAAGAATGTTGTACTTATATTGAAGATCACAGAGCTGAAATAAGTGCTCATCTGAGCAAGGTGGGAGAGTTGCAGCAGGAAATGATAAGGTTAGGTGCTAGTGAAGGTTGGGATCCACTTGGATGGCTAGGAGGAAATATTGCAAAGCTTTTTTCTGGAGTATTGCAGTACATTGTGTTTGCTGCACTGATTGTAGGAATCATATATCTTACCATCAAGTGTGGACCAGTAGTCTGTGTACAATGTGGTAAAGGATTTAAAAGGTTGAAAGTGCACCATGAAATGACCATTGTGGTGGTAGATGATGAGGTTCCACTAGAACAGGTGACTCAGGGaacaagtcaggggcagcaggaaagacaggtggtatatgctgacatgagcaaatcttatgaaagtttacaactccaggaagctgagcccatataccaggctttagaggaggatcaggcaggtagggaaagtacacagcttgttaattttacttatggactggataacagggtagaaatgaatcaggatgagtatgttagacatgaaatacaagcgagtttcacctaa